The following are encoded in a window of Harmonia axyridis chromosome 7, icHarAxyr1.1, whole genome shotgun sequence genomic DNA:
- the LOC123683999 gene encoding uncharacterized protein LOC123683999, which yields MGVGSNGSSTEATYTFLPPETTIDPIELNKTRIAEEFYSTYDVMTGIRIAMTLGGFFAFMVILVLYKSKSETEKALEDPAFTAAAVADAEEEEERQLAAVIEAEVFQKLNPRRSRQSIDNSSLSKRWVTSTRKYSLGGYSSLMDPPLRIGMHSQLASFDEDSTEDDPSVFDEVIHNRHLNVPRRCSNITCSSSGSSYLERRDSAFLLGMPAIPAHKSRSRRRQSSPLPEIYDFYYPIDIRVIQPTPGGSPCGSDRALYDQVQDSLNLKPRLAPLASISSCNSSLETDYPEVEEDQPSCGASDSIFGNQCDDTDNEVDEFSTDSDVNDEQGACCSRQQVGVPRDFTDRSLSSSFVSLGTTVRPSSKSSLTIMESPEEEFGMGQVSTPSSNGEDKSWVQEILF from the exons ATGGGGGTGGGATCAAATGGGTCGTCAACAGAAGCCACCTACACGTTCCTACCTCCCGAAACCACAATCGACCCCATCGAGTTGAACAAGACCCGAATAGCCGAAGAGTTCTACAGCACCTACGATGTCATGACTGGTATCCGCATAGCGATGACCTTGGGCGGTTTCTTCGCCTTCATGGTGATCCTGGTTCTCTACAAGTCCAAGTCGGAGACGGAGAAGGCGTTGGAAGACCCAGCCTTCACGGCTGCAGCAGTGGCGGATgcggaggaagaagaagaacgaCAGCTGGCGGCTGTCATAGAGGCTGAGGTGTTCCAGAAGCTGAACCCTAGGAGGAGCAGGCAGTCTATCGATAATTCTAGCCTTTCCAAGAGATGGGTTACTTCGACGAGGAAGTATTCGCTTGGTGGGTACAGCAGCCTTATGGACCCGCCATTGAGGATAGGGATGCATTCTCAGCTTGCTAGTTTCGATGAAGATTCCACTGAGGATGATCCTTCTGTGTTTGATGAAGTGATACACAATAG GCACCTCAACGTCCCACGCAGATGCAGCAACATAACCTGCTCATCCTCCGGCAGCTCCTACCTGGAAAGGCGAGACTCCGCCTTTCTTCTAGGCATGCCAGCCATCCCCGCCCACAAATCCAGGTCTAGAAGACGTCAATCATCTCCCCTCCCCGAAATCTACGATTTCTACTACCCCATAGACATCAGGGTGATCCAACCGACCCCAGGAGGTTCGCCATGCGGCAGTGACCGTGCCCTCTACGACCAGGTGCAGGACTCCTTGAACCTGAAGCCTAGGCTGGCCCCTCTGGCTTCCATCAGCAGCTGCAACAGCTCGCTGGAGACGGACTATCCGGAGGTGGAGGAGGACCAGCCTTCGTGCGGTGCTAGTGATTCGATCTTCGGGAACCAATGTGACGACACAGACAACGAAGTAGACGAGTTCTCGACTGACAGTGACGTGAACGATGAGCAGGGTGCCTGCTGCAGCAGGCAGCAGGTCGGTGTGCCGCGAGACTTCACAGATAGGAGCCTGAGTTCTTCTTTTGTGTCGTTGGGCACCACGGTGAGGCCTAGTTCGAAATCTTCGCTGACGATCATGGAGAGTCCTGAGGAGGAATTTGGAATGGGGCAGGTGTCAACGCCTTCTAGTAATGGTGAAGATAAATCTTGGGTGCAGGAGATCCTTTTTTAG